In Horticoccus luteus, the following proteins share a genomic window:
- a CDS encoding 5'-3' exonuclease, giving the protein MAKWLLVDGFNLAYRCFHALPELTRADGFPTGALHGWVKSLWKLIDQEKPGATLVFFDLGESADRIALHADYKAQRKPMPDPLRQQIEPIKALTRAMGLAGIEEHGVESDDLLAAEAVKLAAAGHDVVIVSSDKDFAQIVGGKITIMLPPPSANPKLGWRRLDAAGVQEKFGVPPAQIAHYLALVGDTSDNIPGLDGVGPKTAAKWLAECGGSVECVIEKAAELKPERFRAAVAEQAERLRLNLKLTTLNLALPEVKPEWRTPDPQELFKLLDGFEMRSTAAEARKRYADASGSPGTVAVPTPPSAAMQGELF; this is encoded by the coding sequence ATGGCAAAGTGGCTGCTTGTGGACGGATTTAATCTGGCGTATCGGTGTTTTCATGCGTTGCCGGAGCTGACGCGCGCGGACGGATTTCCGACCGGGGCACTGCACGGCTGGGTGAAGTCGTTGTGGAAGCTGATCGACCAGGAAAAGCCGGGTGCGACGCTGGTGTTCTTCGACCTCGGGGAGTCGGCGGATCGGATCGCGTTGCACGCGGACTACAAAGCGCAACGCAAGCCGATGCCGGACCCGTTGCGGCAGCAAATTGAGCCGATCAAGGCGCTGACGCGGGCGATGGGCCTGGCGGGGATCGAGGAGCACGGCGTGGAGAGCGACGACTTGCTGGCGGCGGAGGCGGTGAAGCTGGCCGCGGCGGGACACGACGTGGTGATCGTGAGCAGCGACAAGGATTTTGCGCAGATCGTGGGCGGGAAGATCACGATCATGCTGCCACCGCCATCGGCGAATCCGAAGCTGGGCTGGCGGCGGCTGGATGCGGCGGGCGTGCAGGAAAAGTTCGGGGTGCCGCCGGCGCAAATCGCGCACTACCTCGCACTCGTGGGCGATACGTCCGACAACATTCCCGGACTGGACGGAGTGGGCCCGAAGACCGCGGCGAAATGGCTCGCGGAGTGCGGCGGGAGCGTGGAGTGCGTGATTGAAAAAGCGGCCGAGCTGAAGCCGGAGCGCTTTCGCGCGGCCGTGGCCGAGCAGGCGGAGCGGCTGCGATTGAACCTGAAGCTGACGACCTTGAATCTCGCGCTGCCGGAGGTGAAACCAGAATGGCGGACGCCGGATCCGCAGGAGTTGTTCAAGCTGCTCGACGGTTTCGAAATGCGGTCAACGGCGGCGGAAGCGAGGAAGCGTTACGCGGATGCGAGCGGGAGCCCGGGCACGGTCGCGGTGCCCACACCGCCGTCAGCCGCGATGCAAGGCGAGCTGTTTTGA
- a CDS encoding response regulator transcription factor has protein sequence MVVEDEEDLATVLAVHLQEAGMQTQICNRAEHALRYLKRNFANLLLLDISLPDQSGFALLEELKANDISVPTIFVTGNIEENAKIKGLEMGGDDYITKPFSYAELIARIRAVLRRAESVGDQNVTKNVRVSDQPFEFCGATITPERLEISFPGGAIEKIGRKELGILSYLYSRPGVVITRKALIHAVWGIHADIRSRSLDQYIVKVRELYKSHDASLDAFRTVHGIGYIFDPSGVSSEGRE, from the coding sequence TCGCCACCGTGCTCGCGGTGCACTTGCAGGAAGCCGGCATGCAGACGCAGATCTGCAACCGCGCCGAGCATGCGCTGCGTTACCTCAAACGTAATTTCGCGAACCTCCTGCTCCTCGACATCAGCCTGCCCGACCAGTCCGGTTTCGCCCTGCTCGAAGAGCTCAAGGCGAACGATATTTCCGTGCCCACGATTTTCGTCACCGGCAACATCGAGGAGAACGCCAAGATCAAGGGCCTCGAGATGGGCGGCGATGACTACATCACGAAACCCTTCAGCTACGCCGAGCTCATCGCCCGCATCCGCGCCGTCCTTCGGCGCGCCGAATCCGTCGGCGATCAAAACGTCACCAAAAACGTCCGCGTCAGCGACCAACCTTTCGAGTTCTGCGGCGCCACCATCACGCCCGAGCGCCTTGAAATTTCCTTCCCCGGCGGCGCCATCGAAAAAATCGGTCGCAAAGAACTTGGCATCCTTTCCTACCTTTACAGCCGGCCCGGCGTCGTGATCACCCGCAAGGCGCTCATCCACGCCGTCTGGGGTATTCACGCCGACATCCGCAGCCGATCCTTGGACCAATACATCGTGAAAGTGCGCGAGCTCTACAAGAGCCACGACGCTTCCCTCGACGCCTTCCGCACCGTCCACGGCATCGGCTACATTTTTGATCCCAGCGGCGTTTCTTCCGAAGGCCGCGAGTAA